Proteins co-encoded in one Alphaproteobacteria bacterium PA2 genomic window:
- a CDS encoding dihydrofolate reductase: protein MPQPILTAGPIARARNGVIGRDGGLPWKLKTDLANFRAVTMGKPVIMGRKTWDSLPKRPLVGRTNIVLSRDGAFAPPNCVVCEEFNEAVSIAKEQAEDDGRDEVCVIGGVSLFEMALPRARRIYLTEVHAEVEGDVFLKGFDESQWKEVRAQDYPAGEDDDFAFTLRVLERK from the coding sequence ATGCCCCAGCCCATACTCACCGCCGGCCCCATAGCCCGCGCCCGCAACGGCGTGATCGGCAGGGATGGCGGCCTGCCCTGGAAGCTCAAGACAGACCTGGCGAACTTCCGGGCTGTGACCATGGGCAAGCCTGTGATCATGGGCCGCAAGACCTGGGACAGCCTGCCCAAGCGCCCCCTGGTCGGCCGGACAAACATCGTCCTGTCCCGGGACGGCGCCTTCGCCCCGCCCAACTGCGTGGTCTGCGAAGAGTTCAACGAAGCGGTGTCCATCGCCAAGGAACAGGCGGAGGATGACGGCCGCGACGAGGTCTGCGTGATCGGCGGCGTCTCCCTGTTCGAAATGGCCCTGCCCCGGGCGCGACGGATCTATCTGACCGAGGTCCATGCCGAGGTGGAGGGAGATGTCTTCCTCAAAGGCTTTGACGAGAGCCAGTGGAAAGAAGTCCGCGCCCAGGACTATCCCGCCGGCGAAGACGATGACTTCGCCTTCACCCTGCGGGTTCTCGAGCGGAAATAG
- a CDS encoding gluconolaconase: protein MDIQLIAEDFQFPEGPIAMDDGSVILTEIKRQTLTRVTPDGKKEILVETGGGPNGAAIGPDGAIYITNNGGSFEWLDNMGMTVPGPTPPSHVGGMIQRYDLATSKLTTLYTECDGRRLIGPNDLVFDKQGGFWFTDHGCTTPEGRKFGALYYAKIDGSHISRQRDHIISPNGVGLSPDEKTVYAADTQLGRLWAFDIEAPGVLGPAPAFAPGRVVKNLEGFQLLDSLAVEAGGKVCVATIINGGITAFDEDGSIEHYPFPDLIVTNICFGGPDMKTAWITASATGKLFRATWPRPGLKLNFNA from the coding sequence ATGGACATTCAACTGATCGCCGAGGACTTCCAGTTCCCGGAAGGCCCCATAGCCATGGATGACGGCTCGGTGATCCTCACCGAGATCAAGCGCCAGACCCTCACCCGGGTGACCCCCGACGGGAAGAAGGAAATCCTGGTGGAGACCGGCGGCGGCCCGAACGGCGCGGCCATCGGCCCCGACGGCGCCATCTACATCACCAATAACGGCGGCTCCTTCGAGTGGCTGGACAATATGGGCATGACCGTTCCGGGCCCGACCCCGCCCAGCCATGTGGGCGGCATGATCCAGCGCTATGACCTGGCCACCAGCAAGCTGACCACCCTTTATACCGAGTGCGACGGACGTCGGCTGATCGGCCCCAATGACCTGGTCTTCGACAAGCAGGGCGGCTTCTGGTTCACCGACCATGGCTGCACCACCCCCGAAGGCAGAAAATTCGGCGCGCTCTATTATGCCAAGATCGACGGCAGCCATATCAGCCGCCAGCGTGACCACATTATCTCGCCCAATGGCGTCGGCCTGTCGCCGGACGAAAAGACCGTCTACGCCGCCGACACCCAGCTGGGCCGACTGTGGGCCTTTGACATTGAAGCCCCCGGCGTTCTGGGGCCCGCACCGGCCTTTGCGCCGGGTCGGGTCGTGAAGAACCTGGAAGGCTTCCAGTTGCTGGACAGCCTGGCGGTTGAGGCCGGCGGCAAGGTCTGCGTCGCCACCATCATAAATGGCGGGATCACCGCCTTTGACGAGGATGGCTCGATCGAGCACTACCCCTTCCCGGACCTGATCGTGACCAATATCTGCTTTGGCGGACCGGACATGAAGACGGCCTGGATCACGGCCTCGGCCACGGGCAAGCTCTTCCGGGCCACCTGGCCCCGGCCTGGTCTCAAGTTGAACTTCAATGCCTGA
- a CDS encoding globin → MPDQREQLIIETFEIAADLCEDLTPLVYARLFRDQPEMEPLFWRDKNHQVKGEMLSRVISAILDFAGERHYASTMIQCEVITHEGYDVPPEVFATFFGTVRNTLAELLAGQWTPAKDEAWASLLIELNFYVTHPDQSQTIPA, encoded by the coding sequence ATGCCTGATCAACGGGAACAGCTGATCATCGAGACCTTCGAGATCGCCGCTGATCTCTGCGAGGATCTGACACCTCTGGTCTATGCCCGCCTGTTCCGGGATCAGCCTGAAATGGAGCCCCTCTTCTGGCGGGACAAGAACCATCAGGTGAAGGGTGAAATGCTCAGCCGGGTGATCAGCGCCATTCTGGATTTCGCGGGTGAGCGGCACTACGCCTCGACCATGATCCAGTGCGAAGTCATCACCCACGAGGGTTATGATGTACCGCCGGAGGTCTTCGCCACCTTCTTCGGAACCGTGCGGAACACCCTTGCCGAACTCCTGGCCGGGCAATGGACCCCCGCCAAGGACGAGGCCTGGGCAAGTCTACTGATCGAACTGAATTTTTACGTCACTCATCCTGACCAGAGCCAGACCATTCCGGCCTGA
- a CDS encoding acyl-CoA synthetase, with protein MGWNFGDILDAVGPELPPEAPAFIHGERLVTWGQANKITNNVARALIARDAKPGDKIAIYMRNRPEYLMAVAAGWKARLTHVNVNYRYTPQEVWYIFDNSDAQTVVYSSEFRDAITEIRPRLPNVKNWVEVSDTGEVASFAESFEALGEEGNGGPLDIVRSGEDQFFIYTGGTTGMPKGVMWAHQDLREITLQGARLMGPVPETLEELAAFTRQVGPGGRILPAPPLMHGTGLLSGMGVMMAGGCVITLTGQTFDPIEMLEAIHKHKPTSLVIVGDSFGKPLLNALNAEPGKYDLSSIIGVVSSGVMWSHEVKAGMLEHMPGAMLNDAFSSSEALGMGSSVMTKGQEVQTAKFMLGGRCKVFDENDNPVEPGSGVPGIVAIGPPNPVGYYKDEEKSARTFRVIGGVRYSIPGDWCIVEADGTLTLLGRGSACINTAGEKVFPEEVEEALKTHASVEDALVIGLPDEKWGQSVTGIVRLAEGASLDEDAVRAHVRKSLAGYKTPKRIFVTTEVIRASNGKADYPTAKRIAEEAIAAG; from the coding sequence ATGGGTTGGAATTTCGGCGATATCCTGGACGCGGTGGGCCCTGAACTGCCGCCCGAGGCGCCAGCCTTCATCCACGGCGAGCGCCTGGTCACCTGGGGGCAGGCCAACAAGATCACCAACAATGTAGCGCGGGCCCTGATCGCCCGGGACGCCAAGCCCGGCGACAAGATCGCCATCTACATGCGCAACCGGCCCGAATACCTGATGGCCGTGGCCGCTGGCTGGAAGGCGCGCCTGACCCACGTCAACGTCAACTACCGCTACACCCCGCAAGAGGTCTGGTACATTTTCGACAATTCCGACGCCCAGACCGTGGTCTATTCGTCGGAATTCCGTGACGCCATCACCGAGATCCGTCCGCGCCTGCCCAATGTGAAGAACTGGGTCGAGGTCAGCGACACCGGCGAGGTCGCCTCCTTTGCTGAGTCCTTCGAGGCCCTCGGCGAGGAAGGAAATGGCGGCCCCCTGGACATCGTCCGCTCCGGCGAGGACCAGTTCTTCATCTACACCGGCGGCACCACCGGCATGCCCAAGGGCGTCATGTGGGCCCACCAGGACCTGCGGGAAATCACCCTCCAGGGCGCCCGGCTGATGGGTCCGGTTCCCGAAACCCTGGAAGAGCTCGCCGCCTTCACCCGCCAGGTCGGCCCTGGCGGCCGGATCCTGCCCGCCCCGCCCCTGATGCACGGCACCGGCCTGCTGAGCGGCATGGGTGTCATGATGGCCGGCGGCTGCGTCATCACCCTGACCGGCCAGACCTTCGACCCCATCGAAATGCTGGAGGCCATCCACAAGCACAAGCCGACCTCCCTGGTCATTGTCGGCGACTCCTTCGGCAAGCCCCTGCTGAACGCCCTGAACGCCGAGCCTGGCAAGTACGACCTGTCCAGCATCATCGGAGTGGTGTCTTCGGGCGTCATGTGGAGCCATGAGGTCAAGGCCGGCATGCTGGAGCACATGCCCGGCGCCATGCTGAACGACGCCTTCTCGTCTTCGGAAGCTCTGGGCATGGGGTCATCGGTGATGACCAAGGGCCAGGAGGTCCAGACCGCCAAGTTCATGCTGGGCGGCCGCTGCAAGGTGTTCGACGAGAACGACAATCCGGTGGAACCCGGCTCGGGCGTACCCGGGATTGTCGCCATCGGCCCGCCCAATCCAGTGGGCTACTACAAGGACGAGGAAAAGTCGGCGCGCACCTTCCGGGTCATTGGCGGGGTCCGCTATTCGATCCCCGGGGACTGGTGCATTGTCGAAGCCGACGGCACCCTGACCCTGCTGGGTCGCGGCTCGGCCTGCATCAATACGGCCGGCGAGAAGGTCTTCCCCGAAGAGGTGGAAGAAGCCCTCAAGACGCATGCCTCTGTCGAAGACGCCCTGGTTATCGGCCTGCCCGATGAGAAGTGGGGTCAGTCGGTGACCGGCATTGTCCGTCTGGCTGAAGGTGCCAGCCTGGACGAGGACGCGGTCCGCGCCCACGTCCGCAAGTCCCTGGCCGGGTACAAGACCCCCAAGCGGATCTTCGTCACCACCGAGGTCATCCGAGCCAGCAATGGCAAGGCCGACTATCCCACAGCCAAGCGTATCGCCGAAGAGGCCATCGCTGCGGGTTAG
- the katG gene encoding catalase/peroxidase HPI, which translates to MDANNRAGGCPVMHGAGAAATHAGRSNRDWWPNALNLSILHQHAPASNPLGDEFDYAKAFQGLDLKAVKADLVALMTKSQAWWPADWGHYGPLFIRMAWHSAGTYRTSDGRGGAGSGSQRFAPLNSWPDNGNLDKARRLLWPIKKKYGDAISWADLMILAGNCALESMGFKTFGFGGGRVDVWQPEEDIYWGGEDTWLGDTRYSGDRELESPLAAVQMGLIYVNPEGPNGNPDPVASGRDIRETFARMAMNDEETVALLAGGHTFGKAHGAGDAALVGPAPEGAEVEHMGLGWISTHGTGKGGDAITSGIEGAWKPNPTTWDNGYFDTLFGHEWELVKSPAGAHQWRAMNVAEKDMVVDAHDPSKRHAPMMTTADLALRFDPIYEPIARRYHQNPTEFADAFARAWFKLTHRDMGPRVRYLGSEVPAEVLIWQDPVPAQTEEPIHAADIADLKARILVSGLTVSELVSVAWASASTYRGSDKRGGANGARIRLAPQKDWAVNQPDQLARVLSVLEGVQAAFNGASDRKVSMADLIVLGGCAAIESAALKAGHPLVVPFTPGRTDATQEQTDIESFEVLEPLTDGFRNYEARAFSLPPEAQLVDRAQLLGLSAPEMTVLVGGLRVLGVNHGAAAEGVFTDRPGVLTNDFFTGLVDMSVTWTPVARNRYEGRDAATGSVRWTASRVDLAFGSNSQLRAIAEVYAQDDAADRFYGDFVAAWTKVMNADRFDLA; encoded by the coding sequence ATGGACGCGAACAACAGGGCAGGCGGTTGCCCGGTCATGCACGGCGCCGGAGCCGCAGCCACCCATGCAGGCAGGTCCAACCGCGACTGGTGGCCCAATGCACTGAACCTCAGCATCCTCCACCAGCACGCTCCGGCCTCCAATCCGCTGGGCGACGAATTTGACTATGCCAAGGCCTTCCAGGGCCTGGACCTGAAGGCGGTCAAGGCTGACCTTGTCGCCCTGATGACCAAGTCCCAGGCCTGGTGGCCGGCGGACTGGGGTCATTATGGACCCCTCTTCATCCGCATGGCCTGGCACAGCGCCGGCACCTACCGCACCTCGGACGGTCGTGGCGGCGCGGGATCCGGCTCGCAGAGGTTCGCCCCCCTGAACAGCTGGCCGGACAATGGCAATCTCGACAAGGCGCGGCGCCTGCTGTGGCCAATCAAGAAGAAGTACGGCGACGCCATTTCCTGGGCCGACCTGATGATCCTGGCCGGCAACTGCGCCCTGGAGTCCATGGGTTTCAAGACCTTCGGCTTCGGCGGTGGCCGGGTCGACGTCTGGCAACCGGAAGAGGACATCTACTGGGGCGGCGAAGATACCTGGCTGGGCGACACCCGCTATTCCGGCGATCGTGAGCTGGAGAGCCCCCTGGCCGCCGTACAGATGGGCCTGATCTATGTGAACCCCGAGGGCCCCAACGGAAATCCTGACCCGGTTGCTTCGGGCCGCGATATCCGCGAGACCTTCGCCCGGATGGCCATGAATGACGAGGAGACGGTGGCCCTTCTGGCTGGCGGCCACACCTTCGGCAAGGCCCACGGCGCCGGAGACGCTGCTCTTGTCGGGCCGGCGCCGGAAGGCGCTGAAGTCGAGCATATGGGGCTGGGCTGGATCTCCACCCACGGCACGGGCAAGGGCGGCGACGCCATCACCAGCGGCATCGAGGGCGCCTGGAAGCCCAATCCCACCACCTGGGACAATGGCTATTTCGACACCCTGTTCGGCCATGAATGGGAACTGGTGAAGAGCCCGGCGGGCGCCCATCAATGGCGCGCCATGAATGTCGCTGAAAAGGACATGGTCGTCGACGCCCATGATCCGTCAAAGCGCCATGCGCCGATGATGACCACGGCCGACCTCGCCCTGCGGTTCGACCCGATCTACGAGCCCATCGCCCGTCGTTACCATCAGAACCCAACCGAGTTCGCCGACGCCTTCGCCCGGGCCTGGTTCAAGCTGACCCACCGGGACATGGGTCCCCGGGTCCGCTATCTCGGGTCGGAAGTCCCCGCCGAGGTGCTGATCTGGCAGGATCCGGTTCCGGCTCAGACTGAAGAGCCGATCCATGCCGCCGACATCGCCGACCTGAAGGCCAGGATCCTGGTGTCTGGCCTCACCGTGTCCGAGCTGGTCAGTGTCGCCTGGGCTTCTGCCTCCACCTATCGCGGGTCCGATAAGCGGGGCGGGGCCAATGGCGCCCGGATCCGACTGGCGCCCCAGAAGGACTGGGCGGTGAACCAGCCCGATCAACTGGCCCGGGTCCTGTCAGTGCTGGAAGGGGTTCAAGCGGCCTTCAATGGCGCCAGCGACCGCAAGGTCTCCATGGCCGACCTGATCGTCCTGGGGGGCTGCGCCGCCATCGAATCCGCTGCCCTGAAGGCCGGCCATCCGCTGGTGGTCCCCTTCACCCCGGGCCGGACTGACGCTACCCAGGAACAGACGGACATCGAGTCCTTCGAAGTCCTTGAGCCCCTGACCGACGGCTTCCGCAACTATGAGGCCCGGGCCTTCAGCTTGCCGCCGGAAGCCCAGCTGGTGGACCGCGCCCAGCTGCTGGGTCTCAGCGCTCCGGAAATGACGGTGCTGGTTGGCGGTCTCCGGGTGCTTGGCGTCAATCACGGCGCCGCCGCCGAGGGCGTTTTCACGGACCGTCCTGGCGTCCTGACCAATGACTTCTTCACGGGCCTGGTGGACATGTCCGTCACCTGGACCCCGGTCGCCCGTAATCGGTATGAGGGTCGCGATGCGGCGACAGGTTCGGTCCGGTGGACCGCCAGCCGGGTTGATCTGGCCTTCGGCTCGAACTCGCAGCTCCGGGCCATCGCCGAGGTCTATGCCCAGGATGACGCTGCTGACCGGTTCTACGGCGACTTCGTGGCCGCCTGGACCAAGGTCATGAACGCAGACCGCTTCGACCTGGCGTAA
- a CDS encoding 12-oxophytodienoate reductase: MAADALFQPWSFKGLNLKNRIVMAPMTRSKSPGGVATEEVAQYYKRRAAAEVGLIVSEGTGVSRPASLNDANVPRFHGETELKAWKRVIDEVHSVGGAMAPQLWHTGAVRSRDPSWNPEGGYDSPSGLSSPGKQFGEPMSEEEVADTIRAFADAAAEAKALGFESIELHGAHGYLIDQFFWDGTNAREDAYGSKNLPGRARFAADILRAVRKAVGPDYPVIIRISQWKQQDFTVKMAEDPKALEAWLTTLTDAGADILHCSQRRFWEPEFEGSDLNFAGWAKKLTGVPTITVGSVGLTGEFIAAYAGEASKPASLDKLIFMLDRGDFDLVGVGRALLQDPLWALKVKEGRTDELMNFDASAMATLS; the protein is encoded by the coding sequence ATGGCTGCCGACGCGCTTTTCCAACCCTGGTCCTTCAAGGGCCTGAACCTCAAGAACCGGATTGTCATGGCGCCCATGACCCGGTCCAAGTCCCCCGGCGGCGTGGCGACCGAAGAGGTGGCCCAGTACTACAAGCGCCGGGCGGCGGCCGAGGTCGGCCTGATCGTCTCGGAAGGCACCGGCGTTTCCCGCCCCGCCTCCCTGAACGACGCCAATGTGCCGCGGTTCCACGGTGAGACCGAGCTCAAAGCCTGGAAGCGGGTCATTGATGAGGTCCATTCGGTGGGCGGCGCCATGGCGCCTCAGCTCTGGCACACCGGCGCTGTCCGCTCCCGTGATCCGAGCTGGAACCCGGAAGGCGGCTATGACAGCCCCTCGGGTCTCTCCAGCCCCGGCAAGCAGTTCGGCGAGCCCATGAGCGAGGAAGAGGTGGCCGACACCATCCGCGCCTTCGCCGACGCCGCCGCCGAAGCCAAGGCCCTGGGCTTTGAGTCCATCGAGCTACACGGCGCCCATGGCTATCTGATCGACCAGTTCTTCTGGGACGGCACCAATGCCCGGGAAGACGCCTATGGCTCGAAGAACCTGCCGGGCCGCGCCCGCTTCGCCGCAGACATCCTGCGCGCCGTGCGCAAGGCCGTCGGCCCCGACTATCCGGTGATCATCCGGATCAGCCAGTGGAAGCAGCAGGACTTCACCGTGAAGATGGCCGAAGACCCCAAGGCCCTGGAAGCCTGGCTCACGACCCTGACCGACGCCGGCGCCGACATCCTGCACTGCTCGCAGCGCCGCTTCTGGGAGCCGGAATTCGAAGGCTCGGACCTCAACTTCGCCGGCTGGGCCAAGAAGCTGACCGGCGTGCCGACCATCACCGTCGGCTCGGTGGGTCTGACCGGTGAATTCATCGCCGCCTATGCCGGTGAAGCCTCCAAGCCCGCCAGCCTCGACAAGCTGATCTTCATGCTCGACCGGGGCGACTTCGACCTGGTCGGCGTCGGCCGCGCCCTGCTGCAGGACCCGCTCTGGGCCCTGAAGGTCAAGGAAGGCCGCACGGACGAACTGATGAACTTCGACGCCTCGGCCATGGCGACGCTCAGCTAG
- a CDS encoding cytochrome P450, with protein sequence MSDGAIDLKADARAHAFSIPLEDINIVDVEMWRNETYWPYFERLRRDDPVHWHPEGQHEDGPFWSVTKYNDIMAVDTNHEAFSSDTNITLFDQKDDFKMPMFIAMDPPKHDEQRKTVSPVVSPMNLAMLEPLIRSRIQNTLDNLPINEPFDWVDRVSIELTTQMLATLFDFPFDDRRKLTRWSDIATAGPESGLFVTEDPEMERRMELFQCVEYFSRLWEERAAQPPKGDLISLLAHGESTKNMDRMEYLGNLVLLIVGGNDTTRNSMTGSVLALSQNPEQEAKLRANPDLIPSMVSETIRWQTPLAHMRRTATRDIELGGKQIKKGDKVVMWYVSGNRDETVIENPNSFIVDRERPRQHISFGFGIHRCVGNRLAELQLRILWEEILPRFPKIEVLAEPKRVPSNFVKGYEQMMVRIPAKN encoded by the coding sequence ATGAGCGACGGCGCTATTGACCTGAAGGCGGATGCCCGGGCCCACGCCTTTTCCATCCCCCTCGAAGACATCAACATTGTCGACGTCGAGATGTGGCGGAACGAGACCTACTGGCCCTATTTCGAGCGCCTGCGCCGCGACGATCCGGTTCACTGGCACCCCGAAGGCCAGCACGAGGACGGCCCCTTCTGGTCGGTGACCAAGTACAACGACATCATGGCCGTGGACACCAACCACGAAGCCTTCTCGTCGGACACGAACATCACGCTTTTTGACCAAAAAGATGATTTCAAGATGCCGATGTTCATCGCCATGGATCCTCCCAAGCACGATGAGCAGCGCAAGACGGTCAGCCCCGTCGTGTCGCCGATGAACCTGGCCATGCTGGAGCCCCTGATCCGCAGCCGCATCCAGAACACCCTGGACAACCTGCCGATCAACGAGCCCTTCGACTGGGTGGATCGTGTGTCGATCGAACTGACCACCCAGATGCTGGCCACCCTGTTCGACTTCCCCTTCGATGACCGTCGCAAGCTGACCCGCTGGTCCGATATCGCCACGGCGGGTCCTGAGTCCGGCCTGTTCGTGACCGAGGACCCGGAAATGGAACGGCGCATGGAGCTGTTCCAGTGCGTGGAATACTTCAGCCGCCTGTGGGAAGAGCGCGCCGCTCAGCCGCCCAAGGGCGACCTGATCTCCCTGCTGGCCCACGGCGAGTCCACCAAGAACATGGATCGCATGGAGTACCTGGGTAACCTGGTCCTGCTGATCGTCGGCGGCAATGACACCACCCGCAATTCCATGACCGGTTCGGTCCTGGCGCTCAGCCAGAACCCGGAACAGGAAGCCAAGCTGCGGGCCAATCCGGACCTGATCCCCTCCATGGTCTCGGAAACCATCCGCTGGCAGACGCCCCTGGCCCACATGCGCCGCACCGCCACCCGCGACATCGAACTGGGCGGCAAGCAGATCAAGAAGGGCGACAAGGTTGTCATGTGGTATGTCTCGGGCAACCGCGATGAGACCGTCATCGAGAACCCCAATTCCTTCATCGTCGACCGTGAACGCCCCCGTCAGCACATCAGCTTCGGCTTCGGCATTCACCGCTGCGTCGGCAACCGTCTGGCCGAACTGCAACTGCGCATCCTCTGGGAAGAAATCCTCCCGCGCTTCCCCAAGATCGAAGTCCTGGCCGAGCCCAAGCGCGTGCCCTCCAACTTCGTGAAGGGCTATGAGCAGATGATGGTCCGCATCCCGGCCAAGAACTAA
- a CDS encoding 1,4-butanediol diacrylate esterase: MFEQFETEAAKAVESGRLSGVVALVTDSVGEVYSHAVGVRAAGADAAMSPDTIFWLASMTKAVVSVGALQLVDQGKLTLDGDLAELIPEFAGLQVLEGFDDKGAPILRPARAPVTLRHLLSHTAGFGYGFIQPQIARWREHSGRGDPAGGVRADMVQPLLFDPGEGWAYGINTDWVGVVIEAASGQRLDGYLQDQVFGPLGMKDTGFALSAEQQTRKASVHMRGPDGKVMPIPFGMPENPEVLSGGGGLYGTAVDYARFLRMLLNGGRHGDRQVLKAETVASLGVVQTGPHRAGAFTTSNPMMSNDFDIYPDMHTGYGLATLINPEPTTEGRSGRSLAWAGLANTYYWADPAVGKAGLVMTQLLPFGDADMLGLLKKLEAAAYGG; this comes from the coding sequence ATGTTCGAGCAGTTCGAAACCGAGGCGGCGAAGGCCGTTGAGTCCGGCCGCCTTTCTGGGGTTGTCGCCCTGGTGACGGACTCGGTGGGCGAGGTCTACAGCCATGCGGTCGGGGTGAGAGCGGCAGGTGCGGACGCCGCCATGAGCCCCGACACCATCTTCTGGCTGGCGTCCATGACCAAGGCGGTGGTGTCTGTGGGCGCCCTGCAGCTGGTGGACCAGGGAAAGCTGACCCTCGACGGCGATCTGGCTGAGCTGATCCCGGAATTCGCCGGCCTGCAGGTGCTCGAGGGCTTTGACGACAAGGGGGCGCCAATCCTGCGTCCAGCCAGGGCGCCGGTCACCTTGCGCCATCTGCTCAGCCATACGGCCGGCTTCGGCTATGGCTTCATCCAGCCGCAGATCGCCCGGTGGCGGGAGCATTCAGGCCGCGGCGACCCGGCCGGCGGGGTGCGGGCCGACATGGTCCAGCCCCTGCTGTTCGATCCCGGTGAAGGCTGGGCCTATGGCATCAATACCGACTGGGTCGGCGTGGTCATCGAGGCCGCCAGCGGCCAGAGGCTGGATGGTTACCTCCAGGATCAGGTCTTCGGCCCCCTGGGCATGAAGGACACGGGCTTCGCCCTGAGCGCCGAGCAGCAAACCCGCAAGGCCTCGGTGCACATGCGCGGCCCGGACGGCAAGGTCATGCCCATCCCCTTCGGCATGCCGGAAAATCCCGAGGTCCTGTCCGGAGGCGGCGGCCTCTATGGCACGGCGGTCGACTATGCCCGCTTCCTGCGCATGCTGCTGAATGGCGGACGGCATGGGGATCGCCAGGTCCTCAAGGCCGAGACGGTGGCGTCACTGGGCGTCGTCCAGACCGGCCCGCACCGGGCAGGCGCCTTCACGACCTCCAATCCGATGATGTCCAACGACTTCGACATCTATCCGGACATGCACACCGGCTATGGCCTGGCCACCCTGATCAACCCCGAGCCGACCACCGAAGGACGAAGCGGCCGGAGCCTGGCCTGGGCAGGTCTGGCCAACACCTATTACTGGGCCGATCCGGCGGTGGGGAAGGCGGGCCTGGTCATGACCCAGCTCCTGCCGTTCGGGGATGCGGACATGCTGGGGCTGCTCAAGAAGCTTGAGGCGGCGGCTTACGGGGGCTAG
- a CDS encoding methyltransferase, with translation MRRRHFAIAVLAISLGAAAAASASEVPAFQTTALADKGRPEADARRDAARKPAELLAFAGLKPGAKVADFIMGGGYFTRILAAAVGPQGSVLAYQPAEFIQFRAAYGDEQKAAVSAYSNVTADSSSFMKVVLPDNLDLVLTVQNYHDLYLAPFPKGMAARVNAEIYQSLKPGGVYLIVDHAATAGSGLSAANTLHRIDVAAVKSEVEAAGFKLVAESPMLAASADPHTDNVFSPAIRGKTDQFILKFVKPLK, from the coding sequence ATGCGTCGTCGTCACTTTGCGATCGCGGTTCTGGCCATCAGCCTTGGGGCCGCCGCTGCGGCGTCGGCTTCGGAGGTCCCGGCATTTCAGACAACCGCCCTTGCCGACAAGGGCCGTCCGGAGGCTGACGCCAGGCGCGACGCGGCCCGCAAGCCCGCAGAGCTGCTGGCCTTCGCCGGGCTGAAGCCGGGCGCGAAGGTCGCCGACTTCATCATGGGCGGCGGGTACTTTACCCGCATCCTTGCCGCGGCCGTTGGGCCTCAGGGCAGCGTCCTGGCCTATCAGCCTGCGGAATTCATCCAGTTCCGCGCTGCCTATGGCGACGAGCAGAAGGCGGCGGTCTCGGCCTATTCCAATGTCACGGCGGACTCCTCCAGCTTCATGAAGGTGGTCCTGCCCGACAATCTCGACCTGGTTCTGACCGTACAGAACTATCACGACCTCTATCTGGCGCCCTTTCCCAAGGGCATGGCGGCCAGGGTCAATGCCGAGATCTATCAGTCGCTCAAGCCCGGCGGCGTCTATCTGATTGTCGACCATGCGGCGACGGCGGGTTCCGGCCTCAGCGCCGCCAATACCCTGCACCGGATTGATGTGGCCGCGGTGAAATCCGAGGTCGAGGCTGCGGGCTTCAAGCTGGTCGCCGAGAGCCCCATGCTGGCCGCTTCCGCTGATCCACACACCGACAATGTCTTCTCCCCCGCCATCCGGGGCAAGACCGACCAGTTCATCCTGAAGTTCGTCAAGCCGCTGAAATAG